In Hyla sarda isolate aHylSar1 chromosome 12, aHylSar1.hap1, whole genome shotgun sequence, a genomic segment contains:
- the CCR10 gene encoding C-C chemokine receptor type 10 has protein sequence MKPEELLEETSPNSLYTSYYYVSSDYDREIPEICDGSPIREFSKVFQPCVQCLVFLIGISGNMLVLLTYGFVKSIKSMTDIYLINLALADLLLLLTLPFWSISAVIGWVFGDEICKMVQGVHAINFFSGILFLACISIDRYFEIVQAVKAHTLRQRTLYYSKVITPILWLVSVIFSLPEFIYSESKQLDEFYSCIMVFPENITSTVKSLSNFSQIILGFIVPFLVMVVCYSIIIRSVLSSRGFRKYKALKVIISVVVAFLVFQLPYTLVTFMEITDFLGSRQMSCDVGNRKNIAIIITSNLAFTRCCLNPIIYVFVGVNFRKDIFLLLKNFGCITRATFASYYGSYRNSGTSVMTMETNSFTL, from the exons ATGAAACCTGAAGAGCTACTCGAGGAG ACTTCCCCAAATAGCCTCTACACATCATATTACTATGTGTCTTCTGATTATGACCGTGAAATTCCAGAGATCTGTGACGGGAGCCCCATACGAGAATTCAGCAAAGTCTTCCAACCGTGTGTTCAATGTCTGGTTTTTCTGATTGGCATATCTGGCAACATGTTGGTTCTTTTGACATATGGATTTGTGAAGAGTATAAAATCCATGACCGATATCTACTTGATCAACCTGGCCTTGGCCGACCTCCTTCTGCTCTTGACGCTTCCCTTTTGGTCTATCAGTGCCGTGATAGGTTGGGTGTTTGGAGATGAAATTTGCAAGATGGTACAGGGCGTGCACGCTATCAATTTCTTCAGTGGCATCTTGTTCCTGGCCTGTATAAGCATCGACAGATACTTTGAAATTGTCCAAGCAGTTAAGGCCCATACTTTACGTCAAAGAACCCTCTATTACAGCAAGGTGATCACCCCAATTCTTTGGTTGGTATCGGTTATATTCAGTCTTCCGGAGTTTATTTACAGTGAATCCAAACAGCTTGATGAATTCTACTCATGTATCATGGTATTTCCAGAAAACATCACCAGCACAGTAAAGAGCCTAAGCAACTTCTCCCAGATAATCCTTGGGTTTATTGTGCCTTTCTTGGTCATGGTGGTTTGCTACTCCATTATTATCAGATCTGTTCTATCCAGCAGGGGCTTTCGGAAGTACAAAGCCCTCAAAGTTATCATCTCTGTTGTGGTGGCCTTCCTGGTATTTCAGCTCCCATACACACTGGTAACCTTCATGGAGATCACAGACTTTCTAGGAAGCCGTCAGATGTCCTGCGATGTAGGAAATCGGAAAAATATTGCCATCATAATCACCAGCAACCTGGCCTTTACAAGATGTTGTCTCAATCCTATCATCTACGTATTTGTTGGGGTGAATTTCAGGAAGGACATTTTTCTCTTGCTTAAAAATTTTGGATGCATCACTAGAGCCACTTTCGCTTCATACTATGGGTCATACAGAAATTCCGGCACTTCAGTGATGACGATGGAAACCAATAGCTTTACGTTGTAA